A stretch of Calditrichota bacterium DNA encodes these proteins:
- a CDS encoding BamA/TamA family outer membrane protein: protein MRSEKVLILTLILLFSTMLVGQDYQTSKIEQKAKQKYFKDASKKEYRYRSNTKIDKDETIDGNVVVVKGDLTIKGEINGDVLVLYGDVRLKEDAVVDGNATAVNGRIHQSRNAKVTGNQIETKAKNLFPHDEWYDDYDSEYDYERAREYEDEDWDWSWSRRFYGNYSTLTLRELDEPVVLRYNRVQGLFIGPRIPKFIGGKYNYFTLHGFAGYGFKEKKWRYELGLDRWFFDKRKYRFEVGAKIYDLTDSRDDWLISMTENSLASFFLKDDYHDFYRRTGYEIHASQNFTIFLKGKLAYRNDDYESVSKRASWSLFNKEDKFRANPSLGGDEGNMRSIYGELYLDTRDNIDMPRQGWFGKLAIETSNSKLKSDFSFNQYTLELRRYQTFGYKERLDIRVKLGTAEGDLPVQKVFQMGGLSTLRAYRNKSLVGDRLFLANFEYNLNPRIFSTDVFIFDELNYVVFYDIGDAWASNKDKDENWYEGFDKMQFNKLKSDIGLAITMDKGKYRFSFAKRLDTGKSPIIFSFRMVKPF, encoded by the coding sequence ATGCGTTCAGAAAAAGTACTAATATTAACTTTGATCCTATTGTTTAGTACAATGTTAGTCGGCCAAGACTATCAAACCAGTAAAATAGAACAGAAAGCTAAACAAAAATATTTCAAAGACGCATCCAAGAAAGAATACCGCTACCGTAGTAACACTAAAATTGATAAAGATGAAACGATCGACGGGAATGTTGTGGTTGTAAAGGGAGACCTTACGATTAAAGGAGAGATCAACGGCGATGTTCTTGTACTTTATGGTGATGTTCGTTTGAAAGAAGATGCCGTTGTTGATGGCAATGCTACCGCAGTAAACGGAAGAATTCATCAGTCGCGCAATGCCAAAGTTACCGGTAACCAGATTGAAACAAAGGCAAAGAATTTATTTCCGCATGATGAATGGTATGATGACTACGACAGTGAATATGATTATGAAAGAGCCCGGGAGTATGAAGATGAAGATTGGGATTGGAGTTGGTCTCGCAGGTTTTATGGTAATTATAGCACGCTTACTCTTCGTGAATTAGATGAGCCGGTAGTTTTAAGATATAATCGCGTTCAAGGATTGTTTATTGGGCCAAGAATTCCAAAATTTATTGGTGGAAAATATAATTATTTTACTTTGCACGGATTTGCAGGGTATGGTTTTAAAGAGAAAAAATGGCGCTATGAGTTAGGGCTCGACCGTTGGTTTTTTGATAAAAGGAAATATCGTTTTGAAGTTGGCGCCAAAATATATGATTTAACTGATTCGCGTGATGATTGGTTGATTTCTATGACAGAAAACAGCCTTGCTTCCTTTTTCTTAAAAGATGATTATCATGATTTTTACAGACGTACAGGATATGAAATACATGCCAGCCAAAACTTCACAATATTTTTAAAAGGTAAATTGGCTTATCGCAATGATGATTATGAATCGGTTTCCAAACGAGCAAGCTGGTCTTTGTTTAACAAGGAAGACAAATTCCGGGCAAATCCATCTTTAGGTGGCGATGAGGGCAATATGCGCAGTATATATGGCGAACTTTATCTTGATACGCGTGATAACATTGATATGCCTCGTCAGGGATGGTTTGGAAAGCTAGCCATTGAAACATCAAACAGTAAACTTAAAAGCGACTTTTCATTCAATCAATATACTTTGGAATTGAGACGATACCAGACTTTTGGTTATAAAGAGCGTTTGGATATCCGGGTAAAATTAGGAACGGCTGAAGGCGATCTTCCTGTACAGAAGGTATTTCAAATGGGTGGCTTAAGCACATTAAGGGCTTATAGAAATAAATCACTAGTTGGTGACAGGCTGTTTTTAGCAAATTTTGAATACAACCTTAACCCAAGAATTTTTTCTACTGATGTTTTTATTTTTGATGAACTAAACTATGTTGTATTCTATGATATTGGTGATGCCTGGGCATCAAATAAAGATAAAGATGAAAACTGGTACGAAGGTTTTGACAAAATGCAGTTCAATAAATTAAAATCGGATATTGGTTTGGCAATTACCATGGATAAAGGTAAATATCGTTTTAGCTTTGCCAAACGCCTGGATACAGGAAAAAGCCCGATAATATTTTCATTCAGGATGGTTAAACCATTTTAA
- a CDS encoding YgiQ family radical SAM protein, whose protein sequence is MNNKRPLTDWLPTTKKEVDNLGWDQLDVILISGDAYVDHPAFGPAVIGRIIQSFGFHVAIVAQPNWKDDLRDFKKLGTPRLFFGVTSGCMDSMVNHYTAGKRRRQNDAYTPGGQQSFRPDYASIEYSKILKKLFPETPVILGGIEASLRRLTHYDYWSDKLKPSILVDSAADMLIYGMGEKPLKEVLRLMDKGVPISSLKNIPQTAVVLSEDEKLPKVKSWDTIDLNSHEICQKDKLKFAANFKHIERESNKQFADRLTQKNGLQTIVINPPFQTMNEKEIDASFDLPYTRLPHPKYEKRGVIPAYEMIRHSVNMHRGCFGGCSFCTISAHQGKMIASRSKKSILNEVKAITEMPDFKGYISDLGGPSANMYKMKGIDQAICDKCVSPSCVDPTICYNLDTSHESMIDIYKSVNKIPQVKKAFVSSGIRYDMLVRPKSNNENDQSHDKYIDQLTRHHVSGRLKIAPEHTSDDVLKIMRKPSFKYFYDFKKKFEKACQKAGLNQQLIPYFISSHPGSTAASMANLACETKDLGFRLEQVQDFTPTPMTVATVIYYSGYHPYTLKPVFTARSKTEKKEQHRFFFWYKKENWDWIRNTLRTLKREDLVERLLGKRK, encoded by the coding sequence ATGAACAATAAACGCCCGTTAACAGATTGGTTGCCAACAACAAAAAAGGAAGTAGATAACCTTGGTTGGGACCAGCTTGATGTAATACTTATTTCTGGTGATGCTTATGTAGATCATCCGGCTTTTGGGCCGGCGGTTATTGGCCGAATAATCCAAAGTTTTGGTTTTCATGTGGCGATTGTTGCACAGCCAAACTGGAAAGATGATCTGCGGGATTTTAAAAAGCTGGGTACGCCTCGGCTTTTTTTTGGGGTTACGTCCGGGTGCATGGATTCTATGGTGAATCATTACACGGCTGGAAAAAGACGACGCCAAAATGATGCGTATACTCCCGGAGGCCAACAGTCTTTTCGGCCAGATTATGCCTCGATAGAATATTCTAAAATCCTGAAAAAACTCTTCCCGGAAACCCCTGTTATTCTTGGCGGAATTGAAGCTTCTCTTCGCCGTTTAACTCATTACGATTATTGGTCAGATAAGCTTAAACCTTCCATTTTAGTTGATAGCGCTGCAGATATGCTTATTTATGGAATGGGTGAGAAGCCATTAAAAGAAGTGCTTCGCTTAATGGATAAAGGCGTTCCTATTAGTTCCTTAAAAAACATTCCACAAACAGCAGTAGTACTTTCAGAAGATGAAAAACTTCCCAAAGTAAAAAGCTGGGATACTATCGATCTTAATTCACATGAAATTTGCCAGAAAGATAAATTAAAATTTGCAGCAAATTTCAAGCATATTGAGCGCGAATCGAACAAACAGTTTGCTGACCGGTTGACCCAAAAAAATGGTTTACAGACAATTGTAATCAATCCGCCTTTTCAAACCATGAATGAAAAAGAAATTGATGCCTCATTTGATTTGCCATACACCCGTCTTCCTCATCCAAAATATGAAAAACGGGGTGTCATTCCTGCTTATGAGATGATTCGTCATTCGGTTAATATGCATCGTGGATGTTTTGGCGGATGTAGTTTCTGCACCATTTCTGCTCACCAGGGAAAAATGATAGCCAGCCGTTCTAAAAAATCAATTCTCAATGAGGTTAAAGCAATAACTGAAATGCCAGATTTTAAAGGTTATATCAGCGACTTAGGCGGGCCATCGGCAAATATGTACAAAATGAAAGGCATTGATCAGGCTATCTGCGATAAATGTGTCAGCCCTTCTTGTGTTGATCCGACTATTTGTTATAACCTGGATACAAGCCATGAATCTATGATTGACATTTATAAATCAGTAAATAAAATCCCGCAGGTAAAAAAAGCTTTTGTTTCCAGCGGCATCCGTTATGATATGCTCGTGCGTCCAAAATCTAATAATGAAAACGATCAATCTCACGATAAGTATATAGATCAGTTGACGCGTCATCATGTGTCGGGGCGTTTAAAAATTGCACCGGAACATACATCGGATGATGTGTTAAAAATAATGCGCAAACCATCCTTCAAGTATTTTTATGATTTTAAGAAGAAATTTGAAAAGGCTTGCCAAAAAGCAGGATTGAATCAGCAATTGATCCCATATTTTATTTCAAGCCATCCCGGGTCAACAGCAGCAAGTATGGCAAATCTTGCCTGCGAAACCAAAGACCTGGGTTTCCGCCTGGAACAAGTGCAGGACTTTACTCCAACCCCGATGACAGTAGCGACAGTAATTTATTATTCCGGTTACCATCCTTACACATTGAAACCTGTTTTTACCGCCCGTTCCAAAACTGAGAAAAAAGAGCAGCATCGTTTTTTCTTTTGGTATAAAAAAGAAAACTGGGATTGGATAAGAAACACGTTGCGCACACTGAAGCGTGAAGATTTAGTGGAGAGATTATTAGGCAAAAGGAAATAG
- a CDS encoding DUF4097 family beta strand repeat protein, whose amino-acid sequence MTNFFKILTAIFLTFFVSSLSARELEETFKKNISVDTATRLTVDNRNGNIEVKAWDNDEVEIVAYKKVRADDRETAERLMEELQISITEDRDEIEIITEYPDRHNRRGGGGFFGWLMGGSSGRHYSVSYEIRVPMKFDLDVGSTNGRLEILDCDGRMRLETTNGKIIADDISGSVRCKTTNGSINVSMIKVSEDDEMSFKSTNGSIKLFVPDDIDAEIRARTTNGSISCDLPNMRDYNRSKRKMEAVVNDGGMMIYLKTTNGSIRIRES is encoded by the coding sequence ATGACTAACTTTTTTAAAATTTTAACAGCAATTTTTTTAACTTTTTTTGTTTCCTCACTTTCTGCCCGTGAACTTGAAGAAACTTTTAAGAAAAATATTTCCGTAGATACTGCTACCAGGCTGACCGTTGATAACCGGAATGGGAATATCGAGGTTAAAGCATGGGACAATGATGAGGTGGAAATTGTTGCTTATAAAAAAGTACGGGCTGATGACCGCGAAACTGCAGAGCGCCTAATGGAAGAACTGCAAATTTCCATAACTGAAGACCGTGATGAAATTGAAATAATTACAGAGTACCCGGATCGTCATAATAGAAGGGGTGGCGGTGGATTTTTTGGTTGGTTGATGGGCGGGTCCAGCGGAAGACATTATTCTGTTTCTTACGAAATACGTGTTCCAATGAAATTTGACCTTGATGTTGGTTCTACAAATGGCAGGCTGGAGATTCTTGATTGTGATGGCCGAATGCGTCTGGAAACAACAAATGGAAAAATAATTGCCGATGATATTTCCGGTTCTGTGCGCTGTAAAACAACAAATGGTTCAATAAATGTGTCTATGATTAAAGTTTCTGAAGATGATGAAATGAGCTTTAAATCTACAAATGGATCTATAAAACTTTTTGTCCCGGATGATATTGATGCAGAAATCCGCGCGCGTACAACCAATGGCAGTATAAGCTGCGACTTACCAAATATGAGAGATTATAATCGCTCCAAAAGAAAAATGGAAGCTGTTGTTAACGATGGCGGAATGATGATTTATTTAAAAACAACAAATGGAAGTATACGTATTCGCGAAAGCTGA
- a CDS encoding GNAT family N-acetyltransferase, whose translation MENLPPKSKILLDNWIMEIAAGTSSKTEKEIDEIGSQLNSFLRKTVEGNELSFREKWEVIGSSAQSSDMLHSLSLRIEPDLFFQFGSLLLSDYKGNKSSSQSDSLVHFYLNFFRQSSFLKNIYDQKIWEELVYQLILKSNFHIGYLFNQRLEEYPRKTLFNVVKANTVKSYSWQTVSEKIKELKNGIAALAYSSNGPHAKIAFLMENSLRMATLDLACLTSGIINVMIAANSVPEHIEFILNQSKAEILLVSNDKQLAKIKSIKHKLNHLRIVVLMDGSSIEEWVITQSEMISLGQQLDAKKVAELEGSVNIESLATIMYTSGTTGDPKGIMFSHMNLVYKRFCRAMALPEIGDSDRYLSFLPLFHTFGRFLEMLGAVFWGAEYAFMENPAMETMLDNMKRIQPSIFISIPKKWYELYNHVSSKVDIEFDEPEKILNAVNAASGGNLKWGLSAAGFLEPDVFRFFQRNGIELMSGFGMTEATGGITMTPVGKYKENSLGKPLPGIEVKLGDDGEMLIRGPYVMMDYYDGKDDIKADLKRWLPTGDIMTLDDDGFYTIIDRKKEIYKNIKGETIAPQKIENFFRDFEFVKQVFLVGDHQQFNTVLIFPDIEKKEFVAMDDEQKQNYFSTVVVTVNKFLASFERIVDFRLIDRPFAEKEGELTPKGTYKRRVIEKNFDSVIKTMYTKNYIDLSWKDQDIRIPNWFLREKGCLTHDILIEEDNLIIPKYNQSLSLKSVDHDKSQIIIGNFIFDNYIKFVDFQIILNNPLYWLGDYDIVNFTGDSIYQWYRLDTTDKRMHFNSIVSHQEVEQETIEKFTSIADGEEYSLQGLHFAVLLFQSGDLELQQQAIDYFKFILEDDSLPLFNLAKDIVSRPKLCLSTKARRLLFNIGLPYFKAEEFQKYLHDYLSVDWALLDEETILHVIKDAKGDENLEAIYKILKTEIKELVDNKLPDNSFIPSLFDLLAEYGIHHPTRYKRVRQLIVRYQLTYQIPALVKTAHKARLKMLDGFRRWLGLNQPVAVDVETGEEYEWSEVITFEEDIVAEDRDSILSGISESSIVREAIFLLSSGSMVRLYDIPPGGIWVSLIEEKENETFYRLSVQTRYQGAYDLVLCLNKKYMHEELRDEINWLIHISTVKSGENLVDNFGGYWQAYKLWTKEYIPSNSIEKFMQRVYRKSSPENNKRLYFLWPFFIWSAAWAHIQFWRRTNFTMELADKTIGNIVIPSHDYQMGIKHISIQKRVKSTNLKALLNDFHQQFVVQGEASHEVLKQGSVWHYIFSAVLNSEGEERGFELIDEIIKTGSDKEEITREAKEYKNNYKRNGYLPKRLFFAIRRFERWSLINKDAALSAQARTLNELYDTYQLSKIEKKYPETRPNFFLNTVFADSSEAFRKALFNIVQKQHNEYYSADESIVLISHLQKDFELTEKETFFLARLSYPHLKPEDTAEFISLHGEGEQHADVVIQLEDYDGLPYLLRKPVSPKEISKLHQIFMDAQMPVSFRPEHQFLVSISERGHIIGGLFYSYIDHQTVYMEKIVVSNRYRRKGISEGIMQEFFNRMRSEHIETVTTGFFRPEYFYRFGFKVERKYSGLAKDLNKD comes from the coding sequence ATGGAAAACCTTCCTCCAAAAAGTAAAATCCTGTTAGATAATTGGATTATGGAGATTGCTGCCGGAACCAGCTCTAAAACTGAAAAAGAAATTGACGAAATAGGCAGCCAATTAAATTCTTTTCTTCGTAAAACTGTTGAGGGAAATGAGCTTTCATTTCGAGAAAAATGGGAAGTTATAGGCAGTTCTGCTCAAAGTAGCGATATGTTGCATTCATTAAGCCTAAGAATTGAACCGGACCTTTTTTTTCAGTTTGGCTCGCTGCTCCTTTCAGATTATAAAGGCAACAAAAGCTCAAGTCAATCCGACTCTTTAGTTCATTTCTATTTAAACTTCTTTCGTCAATCGTCCTTTTTAAAAAATATATATGATCAGAAAATATGGGAAGAATTAGTTTATCAGCTCATTCTAAAAAGTAACTTTCATATTGGCTATTTATTTAATCAACGCCTGGAAGAATACCCGCGGAAAACCTTATTTAATGTTGTTAAAGCGAACACAGTAAAAAGTTATTCCTGGCAAACCGTAAGCGAAAAAATAAAAGAACTTAAAAACGGTATTGCGGCCCTGGCATATTCTTCTAACGGACCGCATGCAAAAATTGCTTTTTTGATGGAAAATAGTTTACGAATGGCAACTTTGGATTTGGCATGTCTGACAAGTGGAATAATAAATGTCATGATTGCTGCCAACAGTGTTCCGGAACATATCGAATTTATCTTAAACCAATCTAAAGCTGAAATACTGCTTGTTTCAAATGACAAACAACTTGCTAAAATAAAATCCATAAAACATAAATTAAATCATCTGCGGATTGTAGTTTTAATGGACGGCAGTAGTATTGAAGAATGGGTCATTACCCAGTCGGAAATGATTTCATTAGGGCAGCAGTTGGATGCAAAAAAGGTGGCTGAATTAGAAGGCTCTGTGAACATAGAATCTCTGGCAACAATAATGTACACAAGTGGTACAACCGGAGATCCAAAAGGGATAATGTTTTCTCATATGAACCTGGTTTACAAACGATTTTGCAGAGCCATGGCTTTGCCGGAGATTGGTGATTCGGATCGTTATTTATCTTTCTTACCGCTGTTTCATACATTTGGCCGTTTTTTGGAAATGCTTGGTGCAGTTTTCTGGGGTGCAGAATATGCCTTTATGGAAAACCCGGCTATGGAAACAATGTTAGATAATATGAAACGAATCCAACCTTCCATTTTTATCAGCATACCTAAGAAGTGGTATGAGTTGTATAATCACGTTTCTTCAAAAGTTGATATAGAATTTGACGAACCGGAAAAGATTTTAAATGCGGTGAATGCAGCCAGTGGTGGAAACCTAAAATGGGGACTTTCTGCCGCAGGATTTTTGGAACCGGATGTTTTTCGCTTTTTTCAACGCAACGGTATTGAACTGATGAGCGGGTTTGGGATGACGGAAGCGACCGGTGGAATAACGATGACCCCTGTTGGCAAATATAAAGAGAATTCATTAGGAAAGCCTTTACCCGGAATTGAAGTAAAACTGGGTGATGACGGTGAAATGCTTATCCGTGGTCCATATGTAATGATGGATTATTATGACGGTAAAGATGATATAAAAGCGGACCTTAAAAGATGGTTGCCCACCGGTGATATAATGACGCTGGATGATGACGGCTTTTATACAATCATTGACCGTAAAAAGGAGATTTATAAAAATATAAAAGGGGAGACGATTGCACCCCAGAAAATTGAAAATTTTTTCCGTGATTTTGAGTTTGTAAAACAAGTTTTTCTTGTTGGTGATCATCAGCAATTTAATACAGTGCTTATTTTTCCAGATATTGAAAAGAAGGAATTTGTGGCCATGGATGATGAGCAAAAACAAAATTATTTCTCCACCGTGGTTGTTACTGTTAATAAATTTTTAGCATCGTTTGAACGAATTGTTGATTTCCGTTTGATTGATAGGCCATTTGCTGAAAAAGAAGGTGAGCTGACACCCAAAGGAACATATAAAAGGCGAGTGATTGAAAAGAATTTTGACTCAGTTATTAAAACGATGTACACAAAAAACTACATCGACTTAAGCTGGAAAGATCAGGATATTCGCATCCCAAATTGGTTTTTACGTGAGAAAGGATGTCTGACTCATGATATTTTAATCGAAGAAGATAATTTAATTATCCCGAAATATAATCAATCGCTTAGCCTAAAATCAGTTGACCATGATAAGTCTCAAATCATTATTGGTAATTTTATATTTGATAATTATATAAAATTTGTTGATTTCCAGATTATTTTAAATAACCCGCTTTACTGGCTTGGAGATTATGATATTGTCAATTTTACCGGTGATTCGATCTACCAATGGTACCGGCTTGATACAACAGATAAGAGAATGCACTTTAATTCAATTGTCAGTCATCAGGAAGTAGAGCAGGAAACAATTGAGAAATTTACATCGATTGCCGATGGCGAAGAATATTCTTTGCAAGGACTGCATTTTGCAGTACTTCTTTTTCAAAGTGGTGATTTGGAGTTGCAACAGCAGGCAATTGACTATTTTAAATTTATTCTGGAAGATGACAGCCTACCGCTTTTTAACCTTGCAAAAGACATTGTTTCAAGGCCAAAGTTATGCCTATCTACAAAAGCGCGCCGATTGCTTTTTAATATAGGTTTGCCATATTTCAAAGCAGAAGAGTTTCAAAAATATTTACATGATTATTTGTCTGTCGATTGGGCGCTATTAGATGAGGAAACTATTCTGCATGTAATAAAAGATGCTAAGGGCGATGAAAATCTTGAAGCTATTTACAAAATATTGAAAACAGAAATAAAAGAACTTGTAGACAATAAACTCCCTGATAACAGTTTTATCCCATCACTTTTTGATTTGCTTGCTGAATATGGAATCCACCATCCTACACGGTATAAACGCGTACGCCAGTTAATTGTGCGTTACCAGCTTACCTATCAAATACCTGCGCTTGTAAAAACCGCACATAAGGCTCGTTTAAAAATGCTGGATGGTTTCCGTCGCTGGCTTGGCTTAAACCAGCCTGTTGCGGTAGATGTGGAAACAGGAGAAGAATATGAATGGTCGGAAGTAATTACTTTTGAAGAAGATATTGTTGCAGAAGACAGGGATTCAATTCTATCAGGGATTTCAGAATCGTCCATTGTGCGTGAAGCTATTTTTTTATTATCCAGCGGCAGTATGGTGCGTTTGTACGATATTCCTCCGGGTGGAATTTGGGTTAGTTTAATTGAAGAAAAAGAAAATGAGACTTTTTATCGATTATCGGTCCAGACAAGGTATCAGGGTGCTTATGATCTTGTTCTTTGTTTAAATAAAAAATATATGCATGAAGAATTGCGTGATGAAATAAATTGGCTAATCCACATTAGTACGGTTAAGAGCGGCGAAAATCTGGTTGATAATTTTGGCGGTTACTGGCAGGCGTATAAGTTGTGGACGAAAGAATACATCCCAAGCAACTCAATCGAAAAGTTTATGCAGAGAGTCTATCGCAAAAGCAGCCCTGAGAATAATAAAAGACTCTATTTTCTGTGGCCATTTTTTATTTGGTCCGCGGCCTGGGCACATATCCAGTTTTGGCGGAGAACAAATTTTACAATGGAACTGGCTGATAAAACAATTGGCAATATTGTTATCCCAAGCCATGATTATCAGATGGGAATAAAACATATCTCAATTCAAAAAAGAGTAAAATCAACAAACTTAAAAGCACTGCTTAATGATTTTCATCAGCAATTTGTTGTGCAGGGTGAGGCAAGTCATGAAGTGCTTAAACAAGGCTCAGTTTGGCATTATATTTTTTCCGCGGTCTTAAATTCTGAAGGAGAAGAGCGTGGTTTTGAACTAATTGATGAAATCATAAAAACAGGCTCTGATAAAGAAGAAATAACAAGGGAAGCAAAAGAATATAAAAATAATTATAAAAGAAATGGCTACTTGCCCAAACGTCTCTTTTTTGCAATCCGCAGGTTTGAGCGTTGGAGTTTAATAAATAAAGATGCTGCATTGAGCGCACAGGCAAGGACATTAAATGAATTATACGATACATATCAGTTGAGTAAGATTGAGAAAAAATATCCTGAAACCCGTCCCAACTTCTTCCTAAATACTGTTTTTGCAGATTCTTCTGAGGCGTTTAGAAAAGCACTTTTTAATATCGTTCAAAAACAACACAACGAGTATTATTCTGCCGATGAAAGCATTGTATTAATATCTCATTTACAAAAGGATTTTGAGCTTACTGAAAAGGAAACATTCTTCCTTGCTCGCTTAAGTTATCCGCATCTTAAGCCTGAAGATACAGCAGAGTTTATCAGCTTACATGGCGAAGGTGAGCAGCATGCCGATGTTGTTATCCAATTGGAGGATTATGACGGCCTGCCATATTTGTTGCGTAAGCCGGTTTCCCCAAAAGAGATTTCAAAACTGCATCAAATTTTTATGGATGCCCAAATGCCGGTCAGCTTTAGACCGGAGCATCAATTCCTTGTCTCCATTTCAGAGCGCGGGCATATTATTGGCGGTCTCTTTTACAGTTATATAGATCACCAAACTGTTTATATGGAAAAAATTGTAGTTTCAAACCGGTATCGCCGTAAGGGCATAAGTGAAGGAATTATGCAGGAATTTTTTAACCGTATGCGTAGCGAACATATTGAAACTGTAACCACCGGTTTTTTCCGGCCCGAATATTTTTACCGCTTTGGCTTTAAGGTTGAACGCAAATATAGTGGTTTGGCAAAAGACCTGAACAAGGATTGA
- a CDS encoding TetR/AcrR family transcriptional regulator, with amino-acid sequence MLNSVIDSEELAIKNAAIFLFAKKGFNETTIVDISKHAGVEKKSVYHYFVNKKQILTSLLEYIWEQLADEMISLSEENSLDPLEKIDKLIDQTIDIFVGKPKLAMVFFNEYNPVIRGSNDLLNAHYINYLKAFAKIFDTGVKKDYIHQNIDGRVFLFFIHGGLRNLINEWAMHSKIFPLEKIRESIKYQIKHGILKW; translated from the coding sequence ATGCTTAACTCAGTTATCGATTCTGAAGAACTTGCGATAAAAAATGCAGCAATCTTTCTATTTGCAAAGAAAGGGTTCAACGAAACTACAATTGTAGATATTTCCAAACATGCCGGTGTAGAGAAGAAAAGTGTTTACCATTATTTTGTTAATAAAAAGCAAATCCTCACCAGTTTACTGGAATATATATGGGAACAACTTGCTGATGAAATGATATCGCTTTCCGAGGAAAACTCCCTTGATCCATTAGAAAAAATTGATAAACTGATTGACCAGACAATCGATATTTTTGTGGGAAAGCCCAAACTGGCAATGGTCTTTTTTAATGAGTATAATCCTGTAATCCGCGGAAGCAACGATCTGCTAAATGCGCATTATATAAATTACCTAAAAGCTTTTGCCAAAATTTTTGATACCGGGGTTAAAAAGGATTATATCCATCAAAATATCGATGGGCGTGTATTTTTATTTTTTATTCATGGCGGTTTGCGTAACCTTATTAATGAATGGGCCATGCATTCTAAAATTTTCCCACTTGAAAAAATCCGGGAAAGTATAAAGTACCAAATAAAACATGGTATTTTAAAATGGTAA
- a CDS encoding dihydrodipicolinate synthase family protein — protein MNDWKLAHGFYTATLTPLKDDLQIDNKKLIDHCTYLLECGCDGIVLMGTTGEANSFSVAERQDALDRVISAGIPAQKLLVGTGCCALPDSLNLTRHALSKGVGGVLMLPPFYYKNVSVDGLFYSFERIINEINDPLLEIYLYHFPQMSSMPIEFKLIEKLLNHFPDHIAGIKDSGGDWQNMLGMHEKFSNFRVFAGTEKLLTNVKKNGLAGCISASTNISSKVAAKLFHENENQKTLQNKLNNLRDIVSSYPMISALKMVLARHLAQPEWLNMRPPHLPLKKEAADKLFDELEVVGFPEEFL, from the coding sequence TTGAACGATTGGAAATTAGCACACGGTTTCTATACAGCAACTTTAACACCGCTTAAGGACGATCTGCAGATTGACAATAAAAAACTAATAGATCATTGCACTTATCTACTGGAATGTGGTTGTGATGGCATTGTTTTGATGGGGACAACGGGTGAAGCAAATTCTTTTAGTGTTGCAGAAAGGCAAGATGCTTTGGACCGTGTTATATCCGCTGGTATCCCAGCACAAAAGTTATTAGTCGGTACCGGCTGTTGTGCTTTACCTGATTCCTTAAATTTAACAAGACATGCATTATCAAAAGGTGTTGGTGGAGTTTTAATGCTGCCTCCCTTTTATTACAAAAATGTTAGTGTTGATGGATTGTTCTATTCTTTCGAAAGAATAATCAACGAAATTAATGATCCTTTATTAGAAATATATTTATATCACTTTCCACAAATGAGTTCAATGCCGATTGAGTTTAAATTAATTGAAAAGTTACTAAATCATTTTCCTGATCATATTGCCGGAATAAAAGACTCCGGTGGTGATTGGCAAAATATGCTGGGAATGCATGAAAAGTTTTCAAATTTTAGAGTATTTGCAGGTACAGAAAAACTGCTGACTAATGTAAAAAAGAATGGCTTGGCAGGTTGCATATCAGCATCTACTAATATAAGTAGTAAAGTGGCAGCAAAATTATTTCATGAAAATGAAAATCAAAAAACCTTACAAAACAAACTTAATAATTTACGTGATATTGTTTCGAGCTACCCGATGATCTCCGCATTGAAAATGGTTTTGGCCAGACACTTGGCTCAACCTGAATGGCTTAATATGCGTCCACCTCATTTGCCTTTAAAAAAAGAAGCGGCTGATAAGCTTTTTGATGAATTAGAGGTTGTTGGGTTTCCAGAGGAATTCTTATAA